The proteins below come from a single Rosa rugosa chromosome 2, drRosRugo1.1, whole genome shotgun sequence genomic window:
- the LOC133733385 gene encoding uncharacterized protein LOC133733385 — MVGQEHSFQWPPIGAPLNNMQQQRDEHMSPFNSSVNAVSFGFVATAILISMFLVMAIFERFLRPTSPDFSPSGRRRSGDLEAQLEFNGKLGYPSPKMSVYASGVSVLMPGDDIPSYIAHPAPVPCPPERMFWPPHQHISLPNPATNSSLSSG, encoded by the exons ATGGTTGGGCAAGAACATAGCTTCCAGTGGCCTCCAATTGGAGCACCACTAAATAATATGCAGCAGCAGAGAGATGAGCATATGAGTCCCTTTAATTCTTCAGTCAATGCGGTGTCGTTTGGTTTTGTAGCCACTGCCATTCTCATCTCCATGTTCTTAGTCATGGCCATCTTTGAAAGATTCCTCAGACCCACATCGCCGGATTTCTCGCCGTCCGGCCGCCGGAGAAGTGGAGATCTTGAGGCCCAGTTGGAGTTTAATGGAAAACTTGGTTACCCATCACCCAAA ATGTCTGTGTATGCAAGTGGAGTTTCTGTTTTGATGCCTGGAGATGACATTCCGTCCTACATTGCACACCCAGCGCCAGTGCCTTGCCCTCCCGAACGCATGTTTTGGCCTCCACACCAACACATTTCATTGCCCAATCCCGCCACCAACTCAAGCCTGAGCTCAGGTTGA
- the LOC133733524 gene encoding uncharacterized protein LOC133733524 has protein sequence MGSLPSPPRPSSPPPSPTHSLSNYRVCATFCLREPSPNLNISNWIEIYDPSTNSWTHVTSIPGLVENHILKGFSMVSMGDSLYIIGGRLCHKELSHTSDECSSLVDMEVQVSSSVLRYDVATDQWSTCAPLGVARCDFACTVSDNKIYVAGGKTTLACARGISSAELYDPQLDKWIHMPNMSTLRYKCVGVTWQNKIYILGGFAEPVRKNSDVPPIMVRSSAEVYDTQTKKWELIIGMWQLDVPPNQIVDVGGRLFSSGDCFKQWKGHIESYDGELNIWNEVDGSHLHSLNSLISSDDEMWAHSQRRYLTMAPIGDHLYFLAIHGLMDNDLPRTMSIVHRFDTSATSNNWTSMEPMEEDREKELCGHACVVHLS, from the exons ATGGGTTCTCTCCCATCTCCACCAAGACCCTCTtctccaccaccatcaccaactCATTCTCTGTCCAACTACAGAGTCTGTGCCACATTTTGCTTGAGAGAGCCCTCACCCAACTTGAACATATCCAATTGGATCGAAATCTACGACCCATCAACCAACTCTTGGACTCATGTCACCTCAATCCCTGGCCTCGTTGAGAACCACATCCTGAAAGGTTTCTCCATGGTCTCAATGGGTGATTCACTTTACATAATTGGTGGTCGGTTGTGCCACAAGGAGCTCTCTCACACTTCGGATGAGTGCAGCTCGCTTGTGGATATGGAAGTTCAAGTCTCATCATCGGTGTTGCGTTATGATGTTGCGACTGATCAATGGTCCACTTGTGCACCACTTGGTGTAGCCAGGTGTGATTTCGCCTGCACGGTTTCCGATAACAAAATCTACGTGGCGGGTGGAAAGACCACGCTGGCGTGTGCGAGAGGAATTTCGTCGGCTGAGCTGTACGACCCTCAGCTAGACAAGTGGATTCATATGCCAAACATGAGCACATTAAGGTACAAGTGCGTTGGTGTCACATGGCAAAACAAAATCTACATTCTGGGTGGATTTGCAGAGCCAG TGAGGAAAAACTCAGACGTGCCTCCTATAATGGTGCGCAGCTCTGCTGAGGTTTATGACACACAAACAAAGAAATGGGAACTGATAATTGGAATGTGGCAATTGGATGtaccaccaaatcaaattgttgaTGTGGGCGGGAGGCTATTCAGTTCTGGGGATTGCTTCAAGCAATGGAAGGGTCATATTGAATCATATGATGGTGAACTCAACATATGGAATGAGGTTGATGGGTCTCATCTCCACAGTTTAAACTCACTGATTTCATCAGATGACGAAATGTGGGCACATAGCCAAAGGCGTTACCTAACGATGGCACCCATCGGAGATCACTTGTATTTTTTGGCGATTCATGGACTAATGGACAACGATTTGCCGAGAACAATGTCGATTGTCCATAGATTCGACACTTCTGCTACGAGTAACAATTGGACAAGCATGGAGCCGATGGAGGAGGACAGGGAGAAAGAGCTTTGTGGACATGCTTGTGTTGTTCATCTTTCTTAG